In the Papio anubis isolate 15944 chromosome 3, Panubis1.0, whole genome shotgun sequence genome, gcatggtggcaggtgcctgtaatcctagctactcaggaggctgaggcagggggaatcgcttgaacccaggagctgcagtaagccgagatcccgccactgctctccaacttggacaacaagagcgaaactctgtctcaaaaaaaaaaaaaaagacaatacagAGTTCCTCAGATCCTAATCATATGCCTCAAACCGGTGTGGAGAGCCAAAAGTTAACTGTGACTTCAATGATATACCCAGCTGGcacccccttcctcccttctcaccctcccaccccccaagATTATTTCTATTCAATTAGAAGGTACAGGTTGCTCAACATCTGACCCTAGCCATAAGCCACAGATGAGCGTCTAATGGAAAGTCACTTTGTATGGTGTGAAATCTTTCAGTTCAACTAGACAAAGTCATGTATCTCTGGGTAACATTCAATCCAAGGATAGAAGATGAGCAAAATTCTACTGGGAGTTGGTAAAGCCAAGTCACCCTATCTCTGAGGCCTGCCCACTTTAGCTCCCTACTCCTCCAAAAGGCAATGAAGCCAATCCATCCCACCTTTTTCTACTTTGTtgaatgtaattaaaaaaaaaaaaagcaccaggcCATTTGGCCAAGACCTATGGCCTACCATAAACACCAACTGGTATGGTCAAAAGGTGTCCATGGTGAGCAAAAAAAAGAGGAGGTAAACCTACAAAATAACACTGAGGGAGTGGGCCCATGCAGGCAGGGTAGGGGGACAAGGAATTAATCACAAACAGGGAGATTTCCCCAGGATTAGCCTAGTCAATCAGCCTGAAAAATAAACAGCGGGCAAAAAGGTTCTGCCCCCCCTCTCCGTGCACTCCACCCAAAGAGAACATGCCCAAGTGTCCAGACAGTTTAAAGGAACGATTAAGGACACATGCTGTAGAGTCAAGCTGTCTGGCTTTAAATCCTAGTTCCACACTTAACAAGGGCTACTTCTCTGTGactcaatttcctcctctgtgacTGGAAGATGacaatagtacctacctcatagaacCAAtgggagaatgaaatgagatcaCAGTAAAAGAGCTTAGCAGAGTGGCTAGCACACAATACACACTGAGTAAATACTGTCCATGCTAACATTTCTACTATTTCCAGGGTCACTCAGTTCCTAAACTAGAATGTCAACACTACACTAATACAATTAGGCTGGGCCCTAATGGTGAGCCCACAAACACCCCTACGAAGAAGAtgatattatcctcattttagagcTGAAAAATGGAGGTTTAGAGGGATTCAGAAACTCACGTAAACTTAGTCAATAAGAGTAAGAGGTGGAGCAATAAAAGCTTTGATCACATCCCAGCAAAGTTTGCATGATGTCATTTACCTCCAAAAGCTTAAAAGCATTTTAGAATAACGCTTCAGCATTCTGGCATGACTACTTGTTGAATGAAATTATGTTCTTATAAAATCCCCTAGCCTCCCCTACTAAATCGGCATAATTACCTGTATAATCAGAAATATTCGACAAATTCTGATAGactatcaaaaacacaaaattcttttccttaacagaataacataaaaaatacGGAAGGTAAATCATCGTGACCATTCTAATTAAATGGCTTAAACAGTTCAAAAGTCCTGCAGACCCATAGTATAtcaagttgtttttctttcaggatttGTAAGTTGATCCTGCAGAAGAATCCACACACTCCTATTGGCCTGTGTAACATCTCTCTTTCCATATGTTCGGTAAGTGTGTAACAAAACTGACAGGAGTTAATAGTTACTCCAAATATACATTCCCATCATCTCTTACTCTATTTAGTAAGATTTAGTCACTTAATTgccctaaaagaaaatataattaaatttaaactgAGTATATAATGGTGACTCTGATCTCACagaatatcttttaaaactcTGAGATCCAGAAATATTTGTAAGTCGTCAAATTTATCTCTCTAAATATTTAAGACCTAACAGCTGcaaggaaaattggaaaaataaaaagctatctTAGTCAAAACTATTTGTCCCCGTCCAATGAACTGTTTACCCAGTTTCCTGAAAATAGTTCATAATAATTACTAATCCATTAAGAGTTTAAAATAAAGGACATGCTTGACTTGTGAAAAAAGTAGTGATATGGATACGCCAAGTCATATAATTTCACTCCACTTTCTATTTACTTTACCCAGGCATTACATATTCTTGTAATCCTTTCTGGTAAACgcaaatgagataatatagtAAAACATGTAAACTGAaggagaagaaaacctagaatgCCTAAATATTTCAAGAATTTATTGCTATTTCAATAACCTGAAACTCCAAGTATCAGAAAGCAGAAAGAATTACCACACAACTGTAAAAGTCAAATATTTATACAGGTGCCTTAAAAGCCGCAGTTGGGTGCACACCATCAGCACTGACATTTACTATCTGTTAAGTAGTTTCAAAGTGCAATGGCATAAGTCAAATAACTGGCTTGGAGCGTGAAGTTTACAACAACTAGCATGTCTGGAAAGACTGTGAAGGAAGGTGTGATGCCTGTCACAATTTTCATCAGGCCAGCAACAGGCAGCCAGGCTGGGCAAGACCGAACGTCAGCACAGGTGCCTTTTCTCATTTCAGGAGGGAAACCTAAGCCCATAGCTTCATGGATAATTGAACAAGGATTGTTCCATACATTTATAATGTTATTTATGACTTTCTTGTCATTGCTTTTTAGTAGCTTtcaaaaacaacatttttaagGCAAAAGTAACTGAGAATATAAAGTAGTTAGGTATTTCAGCTTCAAattgagaaaagggaaaatgttaaatagaagCACCTAAAAAGGTTGTAAAGCCCAAACACCACATTcaataaaaagttataattttcagaaatgacaaaagtCCAAATGTCAAAGTTATCGCTGGTGATACGttatttaaatttacaattaGGAATATCTCCTtaatggataatttataaatttataattaggAATACCTATTATTCTTACAATAATTCTAAGAAATtttaagagtaaaaagaaatatgggATACAGAAACATTTGTGAACTTTCAGTTCCTgaactaatttaaaaaacaaaaaacaaaccagggGAAGCTCAAGTCAAAGCTCCTCAATACCCAACGTTCATTTCACTACATCTCCCTTCCAAACAGAATATGCCTGTTCACGATCTGGGAGTCGGTTCAAGTTTTCAGGTGAAGACTAACGCCAGACAGTGAAACCCCCAAACGCGCGTTTCCAAACTCTGAGGGGCAAAGCCAGCCACACCCACTAGCAGGGCCCGGCGTGGGGCGGGAGCCCCTTGCCAGCTCGGGACCTCCGGCCAGGCTGGGCGTCCCCGCCAAGAGCTCGCAGTCCAGGCTCGGGCGCCAAGGACGGCCTGAGGGATGCCACAGGTGGCCCGGAGGGCTCGTTCCCCACCTGGCACTGAGGCCCTAGCCCGCCCCGCCGCCCAGAGGCCGAAGGTGCCCTGCAGCCTCAACGTGGGCACCTCGAAGCCTAGGAAAGTTCCTAACAGGGCTCAGGTGGCCCCTCGGGTCCGTTAGCCTGGCGTGCGGCGTCGGCCCGGGGCAGCGACTCCAGCCTTGCCTCGGGGCGGGGCGTGTCGCAGGGTCCCCGGAGGGGCGTCGGGAAGCCGGTGGGCGGAGGGCCCCGGGCACGGGCGGCTCCTCGGCCCCGCTGGAGCAGACAGCCCCACACCCCTCCCGGGACTTCTCCGGGCACCACCGCGGGCCGgcgccgcccccgccccccgcgcGGCCGGGTCTCCGGGACAACAGCCGCCGCGTCCGAACGGGCCCGCGCCCCCGCGGCCGGCGCCCACCTGTCCCGGGGGTCGATCCAGCTGGTCCTCCTGGTGTTGTGGTCGATGTAGAAGACCTTGCCGTCGTAGTCCCTGGCCTCCTCCCAGCCCCGGGGCAGCGGCAGCTGACCGCTCCCGGCCCTCCTAGGCATGGTCGGCGGCCTCACCGGCGAACGGCGCCTCCATAGGGACCGGGCGCGGGACGCGGCGGGAACGCGGCTGCCCGGCCCGGCCGCCAACCCGCGACGCGGGCGCCGGCGAGGGGCTGAGGGGCGCGGGGCGCGGCGGAACCAGGCGCGGGAGGTGTCTCAGGAAACGCTGTTCGCGGCCCCGCTGAGGATCAGTCCACCATGTCTGCGTCGGAGCCGGCGAGCGAACCCTCCTCCCCCTCGCCGCCGCTGCCTccgcctcttcctcctcctccgccCCGTCCCCCTGTGGCCGCCGAGGGTCGCGGCGCCCAGGCTGCCGGAGCCGCCGCCGTCTGGGCTCGGATCCGGGAAGCTGCCGCGCGGCCTCGGCAGCGGCGGGCCCCTCATTTGCATGCGATTAGCATGCGCCCGCCCGCCTCATCTGCATACGCATTCCTCCCGCCGCATTCCTGAGCTTAACCCCGCCGCTGCCGGCGCTGCCGCACCAGCTCGGGTGCACTGCCCCAGCGGGGCCGCGGCTCCAGGTGGGAGGGAGGCGGGCGAAGGAATGTGCGGCCCGCTCCCTTCCCTTGACCCCAGATAGCTCCCCTGGGCCAAACGCCTAGAGGTTTTAGTGTTTCTGGACGGGGAAGATTGCAAAAAAGTCTCTGCAACCTTCTCAACTTCTTTCGTCTTTTAGGGAAACCACAAAACTTTCGAGAGGAGAGGGTTGGAGGGGGAGCTCTCCTCGGGAGAAAAAACCTCAGCAAGCGGAGAGGGCACAAAGGCTCCCCACGCCATGCCCCGAGCCCCTCCGGCACCCCAAGGGCGGTCCGGGGTGGTGGGAAAACGCCAAGCCCCGGGAGCGCGTCCGTGGGTCCGGGACGGCGGGGCCTCCGCAGGGCGCCTGGCCCTTGGTGACCTCGGCGGAGACCGCGGGCTGCGCGGCGGAAAGCGGAGGAACTCCCGTCCGGCCCCGGAGTCGCCCGCGCCGCGCCCGGAGCCACCCGCCGCCCCTTCGCGTCCGGGCGCTCCAGGCGCGGGGCCTCGGAGGCTCCCGGTCCCTGGCCTCCCCTACTGGGTTCGGGGCAGTTGGCCGTGGACGCGCCCCAAGTCCAGTCCCTTCCGTCCAGCCGCCCGCCCCAGGATATCCCCCCACCGCAGCCCCGCCGTGGCCAGGAGGTGTGGGCGGCCACGCCGGAGGGACCCACGGCGGCGCCGGACGTCAGCCGTTCGTAGGCCCTGACCCGGCCCGGGTGGGCCAGGACGTTCCCTGTTGCacaggcatttatttattcagcagcTACTACGTGCTGGCCGGCACTGCCGAGGGACCGGACGCCTGCCCCAGGCGGGACAATGCCGGGAGCAGCGCTAGCGGGTTCTGGACGCCCAGCTTCAGGGTCCCCAGCCCCTCAGTGTGAGGGGCGCCTCCCAGGCCCTGGACTCCTCTCCAGCCGGGTCTACACCACAGTCCCCCGTCATCTTCTTCTGGGTTACTGAGCAGCttcttttaaaatagcaacaCCGAGGAAGGCCCCGAAGCCCAGTCTTGCACCTCGTGGTGTGAAGTCGTTTAATCCTGCCCGCTAATGCGAAAGGACTTTCCACCGTGTGCAGGACTCGGCGCTGGGCAGGGGCTCTCGCAGGGTTTGAACCGACCTCCGCCTCCCCTGCGGGTTCACAGGCCGGCGAGGGAGTCGCGGGAAGGAGACGCGCTACTGTGCGAGGCTGGCCTGAGCGGCTTGGGCAGTAGCTGTCCCGGGCTGGGGACGGCTTTCGGCTCCCCAGGCCATTCCGTCGGGGTATCTGCGGCCAATCTCGAAGGTGAAGAGGCTCGGGGTTGGCACAGACTTCACGGGAGGGGTCCTAGAAGGGGAAAGGGGTGATATTTGCCCTTAGCGCAGTCTGGGCGTGACGCGGAAACTTTAAACCACCAGAACCTCTGGAGAGCTTGGAGCACCTGGGCAGGAGCAACCAGAGTGGGCCGGAGTTAGGGAAGGAAGGCATCGCGGCGAATTCGCCCGCTTTGACCGCCTTTAGGGCGGCCGCTTGTGCAGCCAGCCTTCTGGAAGGTAGGCTTTGCGCTTGGTGCAGAGAAGCCCCCTCCTCCGGATCTGTGTTCCGCCCCAGTCCATGAATAAGGAGGTGATCGCACAAGTCAAGCTTCTCTAGTTCTCGGTGGAATGAGACGCCCTTATGGGGTCTTAAGGTTGAATGTTTGAATACTGTAAAAAAGATGGGACCTGCCTACAATTAATCTCTCACACTACTGAGCGAATGTGCATTGCTGTGGACTTGTCTAAGTTGGCCCAAATGCATAGCTAGCGCTTGCATTGTGGTGTACTAACAACATCATTCAGAATCAAACCAAACCATTCTTATTTAAACCTTGCTTCctagtttattttttcccaaacaaGTTGAAAACATTTGTTATACTAAAATGTCTACATcttactacttaaaaaaaaaaaaaagtaacaaacttTGCTGCTGCCGTAATTTTATGTCACTGAGATGAACTTTTCTATTCTACAATATTTGTAATTTCAAATTTGTTAAACTTTCAGCTAAGTAGTTTTACCCAAATTCTAAAACCAGTGAGGAATCCAAAACAGCACGCAGCATTAAATGACGTTTATTGTTCCATAAATCTTCAGACTTCAAAAAGAAACGCTAAATAGACAAACAGAACTCTAAAGCAATTAAGAGACAAGCTCGCTGCTTCTTCCCCACTGATTGGCACAGGAAACATTTGGTCATGCAAAAGCCGTTAAAATGACGGAAAGGAGAGTTGCCACTCTCTAGCCTTTTTTGTTCTGATCAAGTTTGAACTCTGCTGTTCGGAGTTCACACAATTTATGTAGTAACAGACCTTCAGAGAATTCCTAATGGTCAAGACAATGAAATTGCATTTATatctgtaaaaggaaaagaaacatgaagattatccccattttagaggtgGACACATTTAGATTTGATTTGGGCTCCAGATGATCCTTGGCAAAGAAAGATGATGCAATCCGGTGGCCAGGACGCCATATTTTCCTGGTCTGGAACCGTGTTCTAGCTGCTGAAGAGCCCATTCTGTGGCTTTCAAAATGCTGTTTTCTCC is a window encoding:
- the LOC116274115 gene encoding putative uncharacterized protein WWC2-AS2, with amino-acid sequence MPRAPPAPQGRSGVVGKRQAPGARPWVRDGGASAGRLALGDLGGDRGLRGGKRRNSRPAPESPAPRPEPPAAPSRPGAPGAGPRRLPVPGLPYWVRGSWPWTRPKSSPFRPAARPRISPHRSPAVARRCGRPRRRDPRRRRTSAVRRP